From the Paludisphaera mucosa genome, one window contains:
- a CDS encoding sulfatase family protein, which produces MRTWIAAGLAAVSTAVAACADEARPNVLWIVVDDMSPNFGCYGETAIATPNVDRLAREGTRFSRAFVTAPVCSASRSALITGMYQTTIGAQNHRSGRGAETIRLPEGVDPIPALFRRHGYYTAIGSPQGGGKLGKTDYNFEWDPGLYDGADWSGRKPGQPFFMQVQLNGGKQRENENWLKTGRKRFGVTIPDVVKPPPYYPRDPVILEDWAAYLDAVRHTDRQVGEVLARLEREGILDRTVVLFLTDHGISHARGKQFLYDEGIHVPLVVRGPGIPSGAVRDDLVSHIDLAATSLALAGAPIPKAMQARDLFANGYAPRDAVFSARDRCDETVDHIRSVRTDRYKYIRNFLPDRPHLQPNRYKDAKAIVRRLRELHAEGKLDAHQERLLFAPTRPKEELYDLRADPDEIHNLAEDVAHRETLEALRKRLDDWIVETGDRGATPEAASMYDSDMKVYVDGQKAAEAEILRRNIAIMKGWAAEGK; this is translated from the coding sequence CTGCGGACGTGGATTGCGGCGGGCCTCGCGGCCGTCTCGACGGCCGTCGCCGCGTGCGCCGACGAGGCCCGGCCGAACGTCCTCTGGATCGTCGTCGACGACATGTCGCCGAATTTCGGCTGCTACGGCGAGACGGCGATCGCGACGCCGAACGTCGACCGGCTGGCCCGCGAGGGCACGCGGTTCTCCCGGGCGTTCGTCACGGCGCCGGTCTGCTCGGCGAGCCGCTCGGCGCTCATCACCGGGATGTACCAGACGACCATCGGGGCCCAGAACCACCGCAGCGGCCGGGGCGCCGAGACGATCCGGCTCCCCGAGGGCGTCGATCCGATCCCGGCCCTGTTCCGCCGCCACGGCTACTACACCGCGATCGGCTCGCCCCAGGGCGGCGGAAAGCTCGGCAAGACCGACTACAACTTCGAATGGGATCCCGGCCTGTACGACGGCGCCGACTGGAGCGGCCGCAAGCCCGGGCAGCCGTTCTTCATGCAGGTCCAGCTCAACGGCGGCAAGCAGCGCGAGAACGAGAACTGGTTGAAGACGGGCCGGAAGCGATTCGGCGTCACCATCCCCGACGTCGTCAAGCCGCCGCCCTACTACCCCCGCGACCCCGTCATCCTCGAGGACTGGGCCGCCTATCTCGACGCCGTCCGCCACACCGATCGCCAGGTGGGAGAGGTCCTGGCGCGGCTGGAGCGGGAAGGGATCCTGGACCGGACGGTCGTCCTGTTCCTGACCGACCACGGCATCAGCCACGCCCGCGGCAAGCAGTTCCTCTACGACGAGGGGATCCACGTCCCGCTCGTCGTCCGGGGCCCCGGCATCCCAAGTGGGGCCGTGCGCGACGACCTCGTCTCGCACATCGACCTCGCCGCCACGTCGCTCGCCCTGGCCGGCGCGCCGATCCCGAAGGCGATGCAGGCGCGCGACCTCTTCGCGAACGGCTACGCCCCCCGCGACGCCGTCTTCAGCGCCCGCGACCGCTGCGACGAGACCGTCGACCACATCCGCAGCGTGCGGACCGATCGCTACAAGTACATCCGCAATTTCCTGCCCGACCGCCCCCATCTCCAGCCGAACCGCTACAAGGACGCCAAGGCGATCGTCCGGCGGCTCCGCGAGCTGCACGCCGAGGGCAAGCTCGACGCCCATCAGGAGCGTCTGCTGTTCGCGCCGACCCGCCCGAAGGAGGAGCTTTACGACCTCCGGGCCGACCCGGACGAGATCCACAACCTCGCGGAGGACGTCGCGCATCGCGAGACGCTCGAAGCCCTCCGCAAACGCCTGGACGACTGGATCGTCGAGACCGGGGACCGGGGCGCGACTCCCGAGGCGGCGTCGATGTACGACAGCGACATGAAAGTCTACGTCGACGGCCAGAAGGCCGCGGAGGCCGAGATCCTGAGGCGGAACATCGCGATCATGAAAGGCTGGGCCGCCGAGGGGAAGTGA
- a CDS encoding DUF1569 domain-containing protein encodes MTPGRRPLNYGNFEEIDADLDRLLEGHETVGAWTLGQICHHLATVTQRVLAAPADATPDLSLRLSDEDRERIFATRSLPEGLPLARGMEAPDDVEPRRGAEMLREALAAMAAAPGPLAPHRLLGPLTMERWREVVCIHCGHHLSFAVPAEGGAS; translated from the coding sequence ATGACGCCGGGACGACGACCGCTGAACTACGGGAACTTCGAAGAGATCGACGCCGACCTGGACCGCCTCCTGGAAGGGCATGAGACGGTCGGCGCCTGGACCCTGGGGCAGATCTGCCATCACCTGGCGACGGTGACGCAGAGGGTGCTGGCCGCGCCGGCGGACGCGACGCCGGACCTCTCGCTCCGCCTGAGCGACGAGGACCGCGAGCGGATCTTCGCGACGCGGAGCCTGCCCGAGGGGCTCCCCCTGGCCCGGGGGATGGAGGCGCCCGACGACGTCGAACCGCGTCGGGGCGCCGAGATGCTGCGCGAGGCGCTCGCGGCGATGGCCGCCGCGCCCGGGCCCCTGGCACCGCATCGGCTGCTGGGGCCGCTCACCATGGAACGATGGCGTGAGGTCGTCTGCATCCACTGCGGCCATCACCTGAGCTTCGCGGTCCCGGCGGAAGGGGGGGCGTCTTGA
- a CDS encoding GAF domain-containing sensor histidine kinase — protein sequence MSEDFSDDIAAVGRIESVARILEVVGRTTGLGFSAVARVTESRWIACAVRDEIAFGLQPGGELVVDTTICDEIRRSGELVVIEDADADERYDRHPTPKRYGFRSYISVPIVLPDGRFFGTLCAIDPRPAQLKKPETIEMFRLFAGLIALHLESELRLMASEKALLDEREASQLREQFIAVLGHDLRNPLGSIRAGAFLLSQLPKGPQSDEVRGRIDRSVGRMSALIDDVLDFARGRLGGGLPLIRRQEEGLDEILNQVVMELESAWPRRVVLREIQVGRPVFCNGGRLAQMLSNLLANALAHGDPDSPIRVRAGASTDAFEIAVANRGPTIPPEIRERLFQPFFRGGGEAGQEGLGLGLYIASEIARGHQGVLEVASTAGETCFTFRMPLAGR from the coding sequence ATGAGTGAAGACTTCAGCGACGACATCGCGGCCGTCGGCCGGATCGAGTCCGTGGCGCGGATCCTGGAGGTCGTCGGCCGGACGACGGGCCTGGGCTTCTCGGCCGTGGCGCGCGTGACCGAGTCGCGCTGGATCGCCTGCGCGGTGCGCGACGAGATCGCGTTCGGCCTCCAGCCGGGCGGCGAACTGGTCGTCGACACGACCATCTGCGACGAGATCCGCCGCAGCGGCGAGCTGGTCGTCATCGAGGACGCCGACGCGGACGAACGGTACGACCGCCACCCGACGCCCAAGCGGTACGGGTTCCGGAGCTACATCTCCGTCCCCATCGTCCTGCCCGACGGCCGGTTCTTCGGGACGCTCTGCGCCATCGACCCCCGCCCGGCGCAGTTGAAGAAGCCCGAGACGATCGAGATGTTCCGGCTCTTCGCCGGCCTCATCGCCCTCCACCTGGAATCGGAGTTGCGGCTGATGGCCAGCGAGAAGGCGCTCCTGGACGAGCGCGAGGCCTCCCAGCTCCGCGAGCAGTTCATCGCCGTTTTGGGGCATGACCTGCGGAACCCCCTGGGGTCGATCCGCGCGGGCGCGTTCCTGCTGAGCCAACTGCCCAAGGGTCCCCAATCCGACGAGGTGCGGGGCCGGATCGATCGCAGCGTCGGCCGGATGTCCGCCCTGATCGACGACGTGCTCGACTTCGCCCGAGGCCGGCTCGGCGGCGGCCTCCCCTTGATCCGCAGGCAGGAAGAGGGCCTCGATGAAATCCTGAACCAGGTCGTCATGGAGCTGGAATCCGCGTGGCCGAGACGCGTGGTGCTGCGCGAGATCCAGGTCGGCCGGCCCGTGTTCTGCAACGGCGGCCGGCTGGCCCAGATGCTCTCGAACCTGCTCGCCAACGCCCTCGCCCACGGCGACCCCGACAGCCCGATCCGGGTGCGCGCCGGCGCGTCGACGGACGCCTTCGAGATCGCGGTCGCGAACCGCGGCCCCACGATCCCGCCCGAGATCCGCGAGAGGCTCTTCCAGCCGTTCTTCCGCGGTGGCGGCGAGGCCGGCCAGGAGGGGCTGGGCCTGGGCCTCTACATCGCGTCGGAGATCGCCCGCGGCCATCAAGGCGTGCTCGAAGTCGCCTCGACGGCGGGCGAGACCTGCTTCACGTTCCGCATGCCGCTCGCGGGCCGATGA